Proteins encoded by one window of Pempheris klunzingeri isolate RE-2024b chromosome 14, fPemKlu1.hap1, whole genome shotgun sequence:
- the npas2 gene encoding neuronal PAS domain-containing protein 2, translated as MDNLSDFGGPCPSSHREWDTNSCVDDVVDEDEKDRAKRASRNKSEKKRRDQFNVLIKELCTMLQGQGHPRKMDKSTILQRTIDFLQKQKDITAQNETCDVRQDWKPSFLSNEEFTQLMLEALDGFLVALTTDGNIIYVSDSVSSLIGHLPSDMVDQNILNFLPEREHGEVYKLLSSHMLMTDPIASDFLDSEAHIEFCCHLARGNIDPKEPPVYEYVKFVGDFKFHNNVPTSSCNGLELTLPRSLQSSLEEQVCLIATVRLVTPQFLKDLCNVDDPCDEFTSRHSLEWKFLFLDHRASPIIGYLPFEVLGTSGYDYYHVDDLELIAQCHKQLMQFGKGKSCYYRFLTKGQQWIWLQTHYYITYHQWNSKPEFIVCTHTVVSYAEVRAERRRAFGFEELSPPEIAPSSVKAQELYLDICSTLDPPRDRNSGARSVSSHSSRKSSHTAMSDSASANSYTEACTPSWQSASIGTEKTSARLQPSSSKNLAQRQNSFDLVPQMSLPLSPTCSKHSAMQQQQQQQQQSSMYQLQQPQLCVMNQLKEQLEERTRILQADIKTQQQELHDIKEKLHLANLQMLLQQPIHNDFGQAQQQQQQQQQQQQQQQQQQQQQQQQQQQQQQQQQQQQQQQQQQQGSGRPAQQSQSGVIRQLSGHPKPSSCRAHSSSPHSLLRENSSPSTQAQKRIARSGPAQSVSVPVQTNTSVTMPFYSNPMMFSQTNTRSLQDANQRHTDSEFSQDGQLRMLLNQPMQTLVPTSSVTSQPSQCNMGISQTIYTLQEQVIAPSFSMQQVNCNAVLVPSPVFTSPIMIPHNSFITNQSQSAYHAQPQASQHSLQLQQPQQFFQMTQGLVHGGSTPTFLHTANVPQQSTVGYIQQQPQTQQVPQAQQQQAQQQQRQYQHSQNQTGSVSDFRNMLTR; from the exons ATGGACAACCTTTCTGACTTCGGTGGCCCCTGTCCGTCCTCCCACAGGGAATGGGA CACCAACAGCTGTGTGGACGATGTAGTGGATGAAGATGAGAAAGACAGGGCAAAAAG GGCATCTCGTAACAAAtcggaaaagaaaagaagagaccaATTCAATGTGCTCATCAAGGAGCTATGCACCATGCTGCAGGGTCAAGGACATCCTCGCAAGATGGACAAGTCCACCATATTGCAGAGAACTATTGACTTCTTGCAGAAACAGAAAG ACATCACCGCACAGAATGAAACCTGCGATGTGAGACAGGACTGGAAGCCTTCGTTCCTCAGTAATGAGGAGTTCACTCAGCTAATGCTGGAG gCTCTAGATGGTTTCTTGGTAGCATTAACCACAGATGGCAATATCATATACGTATCTGACAGTGTGTCTTCACTTATTGGCCATTTACCG TCAGATATGGTGGACCAAAATATCTTGAATTTCCTCCCGGAGCGGGAACACGGCGAGGTGTATAAGCTGCTATCATCCCACATGCTGATGACTGACCCCATTGCTTCTGACTTCCTTGACA GTGAGGCGCATATTGAATTTTGCTGTCATCTAGCCAGAGGTAACATTGATCCAAAGGAGCCGCCTGTGTATGAGTACGTCAAGTTTGTCGGAGATTTCAAGTTTCATAACAATG TGCCTACATCTTCTTGTAACGGGCTTGAACTGACGTTACCAAGAAGCCTGCAGTCATCGCTGGAGGAGCAGGTCTGCCTCATCGCTACTGTACGACTAGTCACTCCGCAATTTCTAAAG gaTTTGTGTAACGTGGACGATCCTTGTGATGAATTCACATCCAGACACAGTCTTGAATGGAAGTTCCTGTTTTTAGATCACAG AGCTTCACCAATCATAGGCTACTTACCCTTCGAGGTTCTTGGAACTTCAGGCTATGATTACTACCATGTGGATGACTTGGAGCTGATAGCTCAGTGTCATAAACAGC taATGCAGTTCGGAAAGGGTAAATCCTGCTACTATCGCTTCCTGACCAAAGGTCAGCAGTGGATTTGGCTGCAGACACACTACTACATCACTTACCACCAGTGGAATTCCAAGCCTGAGTTCATCGTCTGCACTCACACTGTTGTCAG TTATGCTGAAGTGCGAGCTGAAAGGAGGAGAGCTTTCGGCTTTGAGGAGCTGTCTCCACCTGAGATAGCCCCCTCTTCGGTGAAG GCTCAGGAGCTGTACTTGGACATCTGCTCCACACTGGACCCTCCACGGGACAGGAACAGCGGTGCACGTTCGGTATCCTCCCACAGCTCCCGGAAGTCCTCCCACACAGCAATGTCGGACTCTGCAT CAGCTAACTCCTACACGGAGGCCTGCACACCATCATGGCAGTCTGCTTCTATCGGGACAGAGAAGACATCTGCCAGACTTCAGCCTAGTAGTTCAAAG AATTTGGCACAAAGACAAAATTCCTTTGACCTCGTTCCCCAAATGAGCCTCCCCCTTTCTCCTACCTGCAGCAAGCACTCCGCCATG cagcagcaacaacagcagcagcagcagtcatcCATGTATCAGCTACAGCAGCCTCAGCTCTGTGTAATGAACCagctgaaggagcagctggaggagaggacgCGCATTCTGCAAGCTGACATTAAGacgcagcagcaggagctgcacGACATTAAGGAGAAGCTTCACCTCGCTAATCTCCAG ATGTTGTTACAGCAGCCTATCCACAATGACTTTGGCcaggcccagcagcagcagcagcagcagcagcagcagcagcagcagcagcagcagcagcagcagcagcagcagcagcagcagcagcaacagcagcagcaacagcagcagcagcagcagcagcagcagcagcagcagggttcAGGCAGGCCGGCCCAACAGAGCCAGTCAGGGGTGATCAGGCAGCTCTCAGGCCACCCTAAACCATCGTCCTGCAGGGCCCACAGTTCGTCCCCTCACTCCCTCCTGAGAGAGAACAGCTCGCCCTCAACACAG GCCCAGAAGAGGATCGCGCGAAGCGGGCCGGCACAGTCGGTGAGCGTTCCGGTGCAGACGAACACGAGCGTGACGATGCCGTTCTACAGCAACCCCATGATGTTCTCTCAGACCAACACCAGGTCTCTGCAGGACGCaaaccaaagacacacagacagcgaGTTCAGCCAAGATGGTCAACTACG CATGCTCCTCAACCAGCCAATGCAGACGCTGGTTCCCACTAGCAGTGTCACCTCGCAGCCTTCCCAGTGCAACATGGGCATCTCCCAAACCAT atacacattGCAGGAGCAGGTCATCGCCCCTTCGTTCTCCATGCAGCAGGTCAACTGCAACGCCGTCCTCGTGCCCTCCCCGGTCTTCACGTCCCCCATCATGATCCCACACAACAGTTTCATCACAAACCAGTCCCAGTCAGCCTACCATGCTCAGCCTCAGGCTTCTCAGCACTCcctgcagctacagcagccCCAGCAGTTCTTTCAG ATGACTCAAGGACTTGTGCACGGTGGATCTACTCCAACATTCTTACACACCGCTAATGTCCCGCAGCAAAGCACTGTGGGATACATCCAGCAGCAGCCGCAAACGCAGCAAGTGCCACAAGCACAACAGCAACAGGCGCAACAGCAGCAAAGGCAATACCAACATTCCCAAAACCAGACTGGCAGTGTTTCAGACTTCAGAAATATGCTGACTCGGTAG